A genomic window from Sceloporus undulatus isolate JIND9_A2432 ecotype Alabama chromosome 9, SceUnd_v1.1, whole genome shotgun sequence includes:
- the CADM3 gene encoding cell adhesion molecule 3: protein MSSLACNTLIFLGSLWIAATRGNLSRDPCQPTTSDEIVVAGSKVVLRCEVEDPDDSSLQWSNPAQQTLYFGEKRALRDLRIQLERSTPNELTISIDNATLADEGEYTCSIFTMPVRTAKAIVTVLGIPQKPQIFGYTDPLKEGDMAKLMCVSSGSKPAAELRWHKNGKPLASDPSEVEEDSNGKTFTVSSRIEFAVGKEDDGVEVTCTVDHASLQNSDKSTSQQIAVFYKPTAKIEPKPEHPREGENLELHCDGQGNPIPHNYKWEKEGAEVPLPEAQDNVLIFPNLNKSDSGTYICYASSLMGMSIARYNLDVNDASPMTRTGSPYHAIIGGVVAVIVFLLLILLIVLGHYLIRHKGTYLTHEAKGSDDAPDADTAIINAEGGQTGGDDKKEYFI from the exons CTTGCCAGCCGACGACGTCGGATGAAATAGTAGTTGCAGGCTCCAAGGTGGTCCTCCGGTGTGAGGTGGAAGACCCCGATGACTCCTCGCTCCAGTGGTCCAATCCTGCCCAGCAGACCCTCTACTTTGGGGAAAAAAGAG CATTGCGAGATCTTCGAATCCAGTTGGAGAGGTCAACACCCAATGAGCTGACCATCAGTATCGACAACGCGACTCTGGCGGACGAAGGGGAGTACACCTGCTCCATATTCACCATGCCGGTGCGGACCGCAAAGGCCATTGTCACCGTCTTGG GAATCCCACAAAAACCTCAGATCTTCGGCTACACGGATCCCCTCAAAGAAGGCGACATGGCTAAGCTGATGTGCGTCTCTTCCGGCAGCAAGCCAGCCGCCGAGCTCCGGTGGCATAAGAATGGCAAACCGCTGGCAA GTGATCCTTCAGAGGTGGAAGAAGACTCCAATGGGAAAACCTTCACCGTCAGCAGCCGCATTGAATTTGCGGTCGGGAAAGAGGATGATGGCGTGGAAGTCACTTGCACAGTCGATCACGCATCCCTGCAAAACTCAGACAAGTCCACTTCCCAACAGATAGCAGTGTTTT aTAAGCCAACCGCTAAAATTGAACCGAAACCCGAGCATCCGCGGGAAGGGGAGAACCTGGAGCTTCACTGTGATGGGCAAGGCAACCCCAT TCCTCACAATTACAAGTGGGAGAAGGAAGGTGCCGAAGTCccgctcccagaagcccaagacAATGTCCTCATCTTTCCCAACTTGAACAAAAGCGACAGCGGGACCTACATCTGCTATGCTTCAAGCCTCATGGGCATGTCCATAGCACGCTACAACCTGGACGTTAATG ACGCCAGTCCAATGACGCGAACCGGAAGTCCCTACCATGCTATCATTGGCGGAGTTGTCGCTGTCATTGTCTTCCTTCTCCTTATCTTGCTCATTGTTTTGGGACATTATCTGATCCGACACAAAG GTACCTACCTGACCCATGAGGCCAAAGGCTCGGACGATGCCCCGGATGCAGACACAGCCATCATCAATGCCGAGGGAGGTCAAACCGGCGGGGACGACAAGAAGGAGTATTTCATCTGA